A genomic region of Chitinimonas arctica contains the following coding sequences:
- a CDS encoding EAL domain-containing protein, producing MATILIVDDRAINRQFLGSLLGYGGHVIVEAADGIEALEVADKQPLDLVISDVLMPNMDGVELAKQLHAHPLLSNVPILFYTATYRVNDARDLASTCGVVGVLPKPSEPQVIVDTVTKILRGSRHAGTRSFPHADQPEEAGPFDPNAEQLASALLRTGDLQMHLRQALEQGLVQVGEVPKGGGWLSAFNDVQDISLRLSALLEVGLELSTEHEPQDLIKLCCRAAQDILSARFAAIGIIEDDKLVLSATRGLPAEASAEMRHMDPCSGVLGAALSTSKLCRVYDWDGTVVELGLPPAHPPITHMLVVPLSTASRTLGWIYFGDKLNGARFNDSDEQLATTLAVQLTQAYKNLSMLEQVRWNAAQLQAEVDVRKAALAALAQSEQRFRQIAENLKEVLFLIDPEEANNFYVSPAYETIWQQSCQTLRERPLAWMDIIHEDDLEAIKQSNARRQITGLIDIEYRIVRPDGSMRWIATHGFPIFDGAGKLHRIAGIAEDISERKQYEQRIIRLSRIQSVLSGINAAIIRIHDRQALFEESCRIAVEYGGFQMSWIGTMDPVSRHMIPHASAGMSEEIFDMLCQFTRSKTIDSLTLYNQALRSGEAVLLNHLADATDNPVHQAAWLAGCRSVVKLPIRPGRADSGVLAMLSTESDFYDVEEQRLLNEMAGDISFGLECIEKEERLSYLAYFDPLTDLPHSALFQDRLNQMLQGFNPNDGHVAVIVFDLDHFTYINDTFGRHVGDAVLKHVADCLSIILPESQLISRIGADTFAVALSCRQAGEEAGLLARSLLPALATPVLLLGQEINLTAHTGIALYPGDGDSAADLFKNAEAALMRARESSVEYLYYRPEINASVARSMVMERELRAAVTQQQFLVYYQPKLDLNTGRIIAAEALVRWSHPERGLVSPATFIPLAEETGLIVQIGEWVLRTVCAQQALWQSLHIPIVPVAVNLSALQCQRGDIQEVIRQTLTENKLEAKYLTLELTESAVIQDPTETVRLMTGLRKLGLHIALDDFGTGYSSLAYLKRFPFSLVKIDHSFIADITRSAEDAAIARTVIAMAHQLNMKVIAEGVETLAQLNYLRDHGCDEIQGFYFSPPVSAADFETMLREGRRMELPLPSTPDERTLLLVDDEIALLSSLQRMLRHDGYRILTALSGPDALEQLALNKVQVIVSDQRMPDMSGTQFLEIVKELYPDTVRIILSGYTDLQVVTDSVNRGAVFKFLTKPWDDDLLRDQIRDAFRRHRAAVSH from the coding sequence ATGGCCACCATACTGATCGTTGACGACCGCGCCATCAATCGCCAGTTCCTCGGCAGCTTACTGGGCTATGGGGGGCATGTCATTGTGGAGGCGGCGGACGGCATCGAGGCGCTGGAGGTGGCTGACAAGCAGCCCCTCGACCTAGTGATTTCCGATGTCCTGATGCCCAATATGGATGGCGTAGAGTTGGCGAAACAGCTGCATGCCCATCCTTTGTTATCGAACGTTCCCATCCTCTTCTATACCGCCACCTACCGTGTCAACGACGCTCGCGATCTTGCCTCGACCTGCGGCGTCGTTGGTGTGCTACCCAAGCCGTCGGAGCCGCAGGTCATCGTCGATACGGTCACCAAAATCCTGAGAGGATCACGGCATGCCGGCACACGATCATTCCCGCACGCCGACCAGCCTGAAGAGGCAGGCCCTTTCGACCCGAACGCCGAGCAGCTCGCATCCGCCCTGCTAAGGACGGGCGACTTGCAGATGCACTTACGCCAGGCGTTGGAGCAGGGCTTGGTGCAAGTAGGTGAAGTACCGAAGGGTGGTGGCTGGTTGTCTGCATTCAACGATGTCCAAGACATAAGCCTTCGGCTGTCCGCACTCCTCGAAGTCGGCTTGGAGCTCAGTACGGAACACGAACCGCAAGATCTGATCAAGCTGTGTTGCCGTGCAGCGCAAGACATTCTCAGTGCGCGTTTTGCGGCGATCGGAATAATCGAGGACGACAAGCTTGTACTCAGTGCCACGCGGGGCTTGCCGGCGGAGGCAAGTGCCGAGATGCGCCACATGGATCCTTGCAGCGGCGTGCTCGGCGCCGCCCTATCGACTTCGAAGCTCTGCCGCGTATACGACTGGGATGGCACCGTCGTCGAACTCGGCTTGCCCCCCGCGCATCCACCGATCACGCACATGCTGGTCGTACCGCTGTCTACGGCGAGTCGAACGCTTGGATGGATCTACTTTGGCGATAAGCTCAATGGCGCACGTTTCAATGACTCCGACGAGCAACTTGCTACCACCTTGGCAGTACAGTTGACGCAAGCCTACAAAAATCTATCGATGCTGGAACAAGTTCGATGGAATGCCGCTCAGTTGCAGGCGGAAGTTGACGTACGCAAGGCAGCCCTGGCCGCGCTTGCCCAAAGCGAGCAGCGATTCAGGCAAATCGCGGAGAACTTGAAGGAAGTGCTGTTTCTGATCGATCCGGAGGAAGCGAATAATTTCTACGTCAGTCCTGCCTACGAGACAATCTGGCAGCAGTCCTGCCAGACCCTGCGCGAGCGCCCCCTCGCCTGGATGGACATCATCCATGAGGATGACCTCGAAGCAATCAAGCAAAGCAATGCCCGGCGCCAAATCACTGGCTTGATAGACATTGAATATCGCATCGTGCGCCCGGACGGCAGCATGCGTTGGATAGCAACCCACGGGTTTCCGATTTTCGACGGGGCGGGCAAGCTCCACCGCATTGCGGGTATTGCCGAGGACATCAGCGAACGTAAGCAGTATGAGCAACGGATCATCCGTCTTAGCCGTATCCAGAGTGTCCTGTCCGGAATCAACGCTGCCATTATCCGCATTCATGATAGGCAGGCATTGTTTGAAGAATCGTGCCGCATTGCGGTCGAATACGGCGGCTTCCAGATGTCGTGGATAGGTACGATGGATCCGGTCTCTCGCCACATGATCCCGCATGCGTCCGCCGGTATGTCCGAAGAAATTTTCGACATGCTTTGCCAATTCACCCGCAGTAAAACAATCGATAGCCTTACGCTATACAACCAGGCGCTACGCAGCGGCGAGGCAGTGCTGCTCAATCACCTTGCCGATGCCACGGATAATCCCGTTCATCAGGCGGCCTGGCTTGCTGGGTGCCGCTCGGTCGTCAAGTTACCGATCCGGCCTGGACGGGCCGACAGCGGCGTGCTGGCAATGCTGTCCACCGAGTCGGACTTTTATGATGTGGAGGAGCAGCGGCTGCTTAATGAGATGGCCGGCGATATCAGCTTTGGCCTGGAGTGCATCGAAAAAGAAGAGCGCCTGAGCTATCTGGCGTACTTCGATCCCTTGACGGACCTTCCCCACAGCGCCTTGTTCCAAGACCGTCTGAATCAGATGCTGCAAGGCTTCAACCCAAACGATGGGCATGTTGCCGTAATCGTTTTCGACCTGGATCATTTTACCTACATCAACGACACGTTTGGTCGCCACGTTGGCGATGCAGTACTTAAACACGTCGCTGATTGCTTGAGCATCATCCTGCCGGAATCGCAGCTGATTTCCCGCATCGGTGCCGACACCTTCGCCGTCGCCCTGAGCTGCCGCCAAGCGGGTGAGGAAGCGGGGCTATTGGCTAGAAGTCTTCTGCCTGCCCTGGCAACGCCCGTCTTACTGCTTGGTCAGGAGATCAATCTGACGGCCCACACGGGCATCGCACTCTATCCGGGAGATGGGGATAGCGCCGCCGACCTGTTCAAAAATGCCGAAGCCGCGCTGATGCGTGCGCGCGAGTCGAGCGTAGAATATTTGTATTACCGCCCGGAAATCAACGCCAGCGTGGCCCGCTCGATGGTAATGGAGCGCGAACTACGCGCGGCCGTGACGCAGCAGCAGTTCCTTGTCTACTACCAGCCTAAGCTGGACCTCAATACTGGCCGCATCATTGCGGCGGAAGCCTTGGTGCGTTGGAGCCATCCCGAGCGGGGCTTGGTGTCGCCAGCCACCTTTATCCCCTTGGCGGAAGAAACTGGCCTGATCGTGCAGATCGGCGAGTGGGTGTTACGTACGGTTTGCGCACAACAGGCCTTATGGCAGTCCTTGCATATCCCCATTGTGCCGGTGGCGGTCAATTTATCGGCATTGCAATGCCAACGTGGCGACATACAGGAAGTCATCAGGCAAACGCTGACTGAAAACAAATTAGAGGCAAAGTACCTGACACTGGAATTGACGGAGTCCGCGGTCATCCAAGACCCGACGGAAACCGTGCGGCTGATGACCGGTTTACGCAAACTGGGGCTCCATATTGCATTGGATGACTTTGGCACCGGCTATTCCTCGCTTGCTTATCTCAAACGCTTTCCATTCAGCCTGGTTAAGATTGACCACTCATTTATCGCGGATATCACCCGCAGTGCCGAGGATGCAGCCATTGCACGGACCGTTATCGCGATGGCGCATCAACTTAATATGAAGGTGATCGCCGAGGGCGTGGAAACCTTGGCCCAGCTCAACTACTTACGCGACCATGGCTGTGACGAAATACAAGGCTTTTATTTCAGTCCGCCGGTATCGGCCGCGGACTTCGAAACCATGTTGCGCGAAGGACGGCGCATGGAGCTGCCTTTGCCGTCTACCCCGGACGAGCGAACCTTACTGCTGGTAGACGATGAAATAGCACTTCTGTCGTCTTTGCAACGTATGCTGCGGCATGACGGATACCGCATTCTGACCGCACTGAGTGGTCCTGACGCACTCGAGCAACTTGCCCTGAACAAAGTACAGGTAATCGTCTCGGACCAGCGCATGCCCGATATGTCGGGCACGCAATTCCTCGAAATCGTGAAGGAGCTTTACCCGGATACGGTACGTATTATCTTGTCGGGTTACACGGACTTGCAGGTTGTCACCGATTCCGTCAATCGCGGTGCGGTATTCAAGTTCTTGACCAAGCCTTGGGATGACGATCTGCTGCGCGACCAAATACGCGATGCATTCAGGCGGCATCGTGCTGCCGTGAGCCACTAG
- a CDS encoding ANTAR domain-containing response regulator gives MLRILLVNDTAKPIAELCQGLEAHGYQVLQAVASPRAMLKAVEEGRPDVVIIDTESPSRDTLEQLAVMNSAAPRPVVMFTPDADQALIRTAVAAGVTAYVVDGLAPSRLAPILDVALARFAEEARLRGKLAEAEQRLAERKLIDRAKGVLMDKRGMSEEQAYQSLRNKAMQQGARLGQVARQIIALADLFGEAE, from the coding sequence ATGCTCCGCATACTGCTGGTCAACGACACCGCCAAACCGATCGCCGAACTCTGCCAGGGCCTGGAGGCACACGGCTACCAGGTGCTGCAGGCAGTCGCCTCTCCCCGGGCTATGCTGAAAGCGGTCGAGGAAGGCCGGCCCGATGTAGTCATCATCGATACCGAATCTCCCTCGCGCGATACGCTGGAACAGCTTGCCGTGATGAATAGCGCAGCCCCCCGCCCGGTGGTGATGTTCACGCCCGACGCGGACCAGGCCTTGATACGCACCGCCGTTGCAGCCGGCGTCACCGCCTATGTGGTGGATGGCCTGGCGCCGTCCCGCCTGGCGCCCATTCTCGATGTGGCGCTGGCGCGCTTTGCCGAGGAGGCCAGGCTGCGGGGAAAGCTGGCCGAAGCGGAGCAACGCCTGGCGGAGCGGAAGCTGATCGACCGGGCCAAGGGCGTGCTGATGGATAAACGCGGGATGAGCGAGGAGCAGGCCTACCAATCCTTGCGCAACAAGGCCATGCAACAGGGGGCCCGGCTGGGCCAGGTGGCCCGCCAGATCATTGCCCTGGCCGATCTGTTCGGCGAGGCGGAGTAG
- a CDS encoding IS630 family transposase: MTRTGRPIKKLELSEEQRRELNARLALRKAPADEKLRIQIVLSCADGEGGKEIAKRLDTTAQTVSRWRRRYESYGLAGLTDAPRSGRPRTVLDEHVQAVIDRVRNSKPTDATHWSVRTMSKATGVSASTVQRIWHAFGLKPHRLETFKFSTDPNFVDKVRDVVGLYLAPPDRALVLCVDEKSQIQALDRTQPSLPLTFGKAETRTHDYKRHGTTSLFAALDVATGKVIGQLKRRHRSVEFLQFLNTIDASVPADLDIHLIMDNYGTHKTEKVRAWFASRPRYHLHFTPTSASWLNLVERFFSQISEKWIKRSAHSSVADLEQSIRHYLDIHNTNPKPFVWRKSADSILEAIARAGKVIN, translated from the coding sequence ATGACCAGAACGGGCCGCCCGATCAAGAAGCTGGAACTATCCGAAGAGCAGCGCAGAGAGCTGAATGCACGTTTGGCGCTGCGCAAGGCGCCGGCCGATGAGAAGCTACGAATTCAGATTGTGCTCAGTTGTGCTGACGGCGAAGGAGGCAAAGAGATCGCGAAGCGGCTGGATACCACTGCGCAGACCGTCTCAAGGTGGCGTCGTCGGTACGAGTCGTATGGTCTGGCAGGGCTGACCGATGCACCGAGGTCGGGGCGGCCTCGCACGGTGCTAGACGAACACGTTCAGGCGGTGATTGATCGTGTCCGGAACAGTAAGCCTACTGACGCGACGCACTGGAGCGTGCGCACGATGAGCAAGGCAACAGGCGTGTCGGCGTCCACAGTGCAGCGCATTTGGCACGCGTTCGGGCTCAAGCCCCATCGGCTGGAGACGTTCAAGTTTTCCACCGATCCGAATTTTGTCGATAAGGTCCGCGATGTGGTGGGCTTGTACCTCGCCCCGCCGGATCGTGCCTTGGTGCTCTGCGTGGATGAGAAGAGCCAGATTCAGGCACTGGATAGAACGCAGCCTTCACTTCCGCTTACGTTCGGCAAAGCAGAAACCCGGACACACGATTACAAGCGGCACGGGACGACTTCGCTGTTCGCAGCTCTGGATGTGGCCACTGGCAAGGTCATTGGCCAACTCAAACGTCGCCACCGGAGCGTCGAATTTCTGCAGTTCCTCAATACCATCGACGCAAGCGTACCGGCAGACCTGGATATCCACCTGATCATGGACAATTACGGGACGCACAAGACGGAGAAGGTGCGTGCCTGGTTCGCCAGCAGGCCACGCTACCATCTGCACTTCACGCCAACTTCGGCCTCCTGGCTCAACCTTGTGGAGCGTTTTTTCTCACAAATCAGTGAGAAGTGGATCAAGCGTAGTGCCCACAGCAGCGTCGCCGATCTAGAGCAGTCAATCCGCCACTACTTGGACATCCACAACACCAACCCGAAGCCCTTTGTATGGCGCAAAAGCGCAGATTCAATCCTTGAGGCCATTGCTCGTGCAGGCAAAGTTATTAATTAA
- a CDS encoding CmpA/NrtA family ABC transporter substrate-binding protein has product MSHTHIAGSDAPELPHLQLGFMPLSDCAPLVAAKWLDLGRPYGLNLTLRRQPSWAAIRDKLLSGELHAAQALYGLVYGVQLGLGGPQADMAILLNLNQNGQAISLSNSLAAEVQRCGSLQAALADRPAAAHFAHTFPTGTHAMWLYYWLAAQGLHPLRDVRSMALPPPLMPAALAAAELDGFCAGEPWHAVVAADGSGRTLVGSGEIWPDHPEKVLACRADFIRRYPNTARALTATLLAACRWLDDPEQRRSIAVELAQPAYLNLPSSVIAPRMLGDHGRTPLSAATRPLRFHGGGEVNFPYLSDGLWFLSQYRRWGMLPEAVDMQAVAAKVNQLALYREAADSLGIAIPASPLRRSILIDGIAWDGSDPAGYAAQFPIQA; this is encoded by the coding sequence ATGTCCCATACCCATATCGCCGGCTCCGATGCGCCGGAACTGCCGCATCTGCAGCTTGGATTCATGCCGCTGAGCGATTGCGCGCCCCTGGTGGCGGCCAAGTGGCTGGACCTGGGCCGGCCTTACGGGCTCAATTTGACCCTACGCCGGCAACCGTCCTGGGCCGCCATCCGCGACAAGCTGCTGAGCGGCGAGCTGCATGCCGCACAGGCCTTATACGGCCTGGTCTACGGCGTACAGTTGGGGTTGGGCGGCCCGCAAGCCGATATGGCCATCCTGCTGAACTTGAACCAGAACGGCCAGGCCATCAGCCTGTCGAATAGCCTGGCCGCCGAGGTGCAGCGATGCGGCTCCTTGCAGGCCGCGCTGGCGGATCGGCCGGCGGCAGCGCACTTCGCCCATACCTTCCCGACCGGGACCCATGCCATGTGGCTGTACTACTGGTTGGCCGCGCAGGGCCTGCATCCCTTGCGCGACGTGCGCAGCATGGCGCTGCCCCCGCCGCTGATGCCGGCTGCGCTGGCTGCCGCCGAATTGGATGGCTTTTGCGCGGGCGAGCCTTGGCATGCGGTGGTGGCGGCCGATGGCAGCGGCCGTACGCTGGTGGGCAGTGGCGAGATCTGGCCCGACCATCCGGAGAAAGTACTGGCCTGCCGCGCCGACTTTATCCGCCGCTACCCCAATACCGCGCGCGCCCTGACCGCGACCTTGCTGGCGGCCTGCCGCTGGCTGGACGATCCCGAACAACGCCGCAGTATCGCCGTCGAACTGGCTCAGCCGGCCTATCTCAATCTGCCCAGTTCCGTGATCGCACCACGCATGCTGGGCGATCACGGCCGGACGCCGCTGTCCGCCGCGACCCGGCCGCTGCGCTTTCATGGCGGGGGCGAAGTGAATTTCCCCTATCTGTCGGATGGACTTTGGTTTCTCAGCCAGTACCGTCGCTGGGGCATGCTGCCGGAAGCGGTGGATATGCAGGCGGTGGCGGCCAAGGTGAACCAGCTGGCGCTGTACCGCGAGGCCGCCGATAGCTTGGGCATTGCCATACCGGCTAGTCCTTTGCGCCGCAGCATCCTGATCGACGGGATTGCCTGGGATGGCAGCGATCCGGCCGGCTATGCGGCCCAATTCCCCATACAGGCTTAG
- a CDS encoding PAS domain S-box protein: MTDPGEWAQIENPDAIVLTTLDGKVVQWNAGAQAVFGYTADEATSVVYLK; the protein is encoded by the coding sequence ATGACAGATCCCGGCGAATGGGCCCAGATCGAGAATCCGGATGCCATCGTGCTGACCACGCTGGACGGTAAGGTCGTGCAATGGAATGCGGGTGCGCAGGCGGTATTTGGCTACACAGCAGACGAGGCAACTAGTGTGGTGTACCTGAAATAG
- a CDS encoding nitrate/nitrite transporter — protein sequence MDKSFWRAGHLPTLLSAFLYFDLAFMVWVLLGPLAIHIARDLGLSPAEKGLMVATPLLAGALLRLVMGVLVDHLKPKLAGAIGQLLVMAALAVAWLLGVHSFSQVMLLAVFLGVAGASFAAALPLASRWYPPHYQGAAMGIAGAGNSGTAIAALFAPGLAKLYGWNAVFGLALLPLMVVFLIYMAYAKDSPACPPPKRLSEYLKVLKERDAWWFMFLYGVTFGGFSGLASSLTVYFNDQYGLDPVQAGIYTAVCVFAGSLMRPIGGMVADRVGGIRSLSVIYLLASICLLLLSLEPPRAWMALVALVTGMLWLGMGNGAVFQLVPQRFSAELGVMTGLVGMAGGIGGFCLAAGLGYSKQLSGGYGPGLSLFAALSLCAWLGLLAVKHRWRNTWGALHIAGAKV from the coding sequence ATGGATAAATCCTTTTGGCGGGCAGGCCATCTCCCGACCCTGTTGTCGGCCTTCCTCTATTTCGACCTGGCCTTCATGGTCTGGGTGCTACTGGGTCCGTTGGCCATCCATATCGCCAGGGACCTGGGCCTGAGCCCGGCCGAGAAAGGCCTGATGGTGGCTACCCCCTTGCTGGCCGGCGCGCTGCTGCGGCTGGTGATGGGCGTATTGGTCGACCATCTCAAACCCAAGCTGGCCGGCGCCATCGGCCAGTTGCTGGTGATGGCCGCGCTTGCCGTCGCCTGGCTGCTGGGTGTGCATAGCTTTAGCCAGGTGATGCTGCTGGCGGTCTTTCTCGGCGTGGCGGGCGCCTCGTTCGCCGCGGCCCTTCCGCTGGCTTCGCGCTGGTATCCGCCCCACTACCAGGGGGCGGCCATGGGCATCGCGGGCGCCGGCAACTCCGGCACGGCCATCGCGGCCTTGTTCGCCCCAGGCCTGGCCAAGCTGTATGGCTGGAATGCCGTGTTCGGCCTGGCGCTGCTGCCCTTGATGGTGGTCTTCCTGATCTATATGGCCTACGCGAAGGACAGTCCGGCCTGTCCGCCGCCAAAACGCCTGTCCGAATACCTGAAAGTATTGAAGGAGCGTGATGCCTGGTGGTTCATGTTTCTTTATGGGGTCACTTTCGGCGGCTTCTCCGGCCTGGCCTCCTCGCTCACCGTCTATTTCAACGACCAATACGGGCTGGATCCGGTCCAGGCCGGTATCTATACGGCCGTATGCGTGTTTGCCGGCTCGCTGATGCGTCCCATCGGCGGCATGGTGGCCGATCGGGTCGGCGGCATCCGTTCCTTGTCGGTGATCTATCTGCTGGCGTCCATCTGCCTGTTGCTGCTGTCGCTGGAGCCGCCGCGGGCCTGGATGGCGCTGGTGGCCCTGGTGACCGGCATGCTGTGGCTGGGAATGGGGAATGGCGCGGTCTTCCAGTTGGTCCCGCAACGTTTCAGCGCGGAGCTGGGCGTGATGACCGGCCTGGTCGGCATGGCAGGCGGTATCGGCGGTTTCTGCCTGGCCGCCGGGCTGGGCTACTCCAAACAGCTGAGCGGCGGTTACGGTCCGGGCTTGAGCCTGTTCGCCGCGCTAAGCCTGTGCGCTTGGCTGGGCCTGCTGGCGGTCAAGCATCGCTGGCGCAACACCTGGGGCGCGCTGCATATCGCCGGCGCCAAGGTTTAA
- a CDS encoding PAS domain-containing sensor histidine kinase, whose product MELIAPADQQATEHAELALAVERGATIREALRRRKDGSLVYVAVTAKTIANRQGELAFILFSEKDITELKVLRMSKLIESRFGELLESTPDGIIMAGATGRVIIANGQAERMFGYEAGELRGKPIEILLPDRYRAAHINHRSGYFGQPKTRSMGAGLALFGRRKDSLEFPVEISLSPLKTEEGTLVISAIRDISERRHFERVLQEKNIELEAAAEAKDHFLANMSHELRTPLNAIIGFTGTLLMRLAGPLTVDQEKQLQTVSGSAKHLLSLINDLLDLAKIESGKVELSFVPVACAELIAEVAAVLRPLAEKKGVHFVTDVTDETLIVQSDRRALSQIVINLANNAIKFTDSGGRVTVVLRRAQHNGQRATEVSIIDTGCGIRPEDLSSLFQAFAQLDSSSTRHHEGTGLGLHLSQKLAALLGGHISLHSEFGKGSTFVLVLLEQIS is encoded by the coding sequence GTGGAGTTGATCGCCCCCGCCGACCAGCAAGCTACTGAGCATGCCGAGTTGGCGCTAGCCGTGGAGCGTGGCGCTACCATTCGCGAAGCGTTGCGGCGGAGAAAGGATGGCTCACTGGTGTATGTGGCCGTGACCGCTAAAACCATCGCCAACAGGCAGGGTGAATTGGCATTTATCCTCTTCAGCGAGAAGGACATTACCGAGCTGAAGGTCCTACGGATGTCCAAGCTCATTGAGTCGCGCTTTGGCGAACTGCTCGAATCCACCCCCGATGGCATCATCATGGCGGGCGCCACCGGGCGGGTGATCATTGCAAACGGTCAGGCGGAGCGCATGTTTGGCTATGAAGCGGGAGAATTGCGCGGGAAGCCGATCGAAATATTGCTGCCTGACCGCTACCGCGCTGCCCACATAAATCATCGATCCGGCTATTTCGGCCAACCGAAGACTCGTTCCATGGGGGCGGGCCTGGCATTGTTTGGCCGCAGAAAGGATAGTCTGGAGTTCCCCGTTGAAATCAGTCTAAGCCCACTGAAGACGGAAGAGGGGACACTGGTCATAAGCGCGATACGGGATATCAGTGAACGGCGCCACTTTGAACGTGTTTTGCAAGAGAAGAACATCGAGCTGGAAGCGGCAGCCGAAGCCAAGGATCATTTCCTGGCTAATATGTCGCACGAGTTGCGCACACCGCTTAATGCCATCATCGGCTTTACCGGCACCCTATTGATGCGCCTTGCTGGCCCCCTGACCGTTGATCAGGAAAAGCAACTGCAAACGGTTTCCGGTAGTGCCAAACACCTACTTTCACTGATCAACGATCTCCTGGACCTGGCCAAGATCGAGTCGGGCAAGGTCGAGTTGAGCTTTGTGCCTGTTGCCTGTGCGGAATTGATTGCAGAAGTGGCAGCCGTGCTACGTCCATTGGCCGAGAAGAAAGGCGTGCACTTCGTCACGGACGTTACCGACGAAACCTTGATAGTCCAGTCAGACCGGCGGGCTCTGAGTCAGATCGTCATCAATCTGGCCAACAATGCCATTAAATTTACCGACAGTGGCGGGCGAGTGACCGTCGTGCTGCGCCGCGCCCAACACAATGGCCAGCGCGCTACCGAAGTCAGCATCATCGATACGGGCTGCGGCATTCGGCCAGAGGATCTATCCAGCCTCTTTCAAGCATTCGCGCAGTTGGATTCATCCTCAACAAGACATCATGAGGGTACTGGCCTGGGCCTGCATCTGTCGCAGAAACTGGCTGCGCTCCTAGGGGGGCACATCAGCCTGCATAGCGAATTCGGCAAGGGCAGCACCTTTGTGCTTGTACTTCTCGAGCAAATTTCGTGA
- a CDS encoding response regulator, with translation MARVLVIEDNPDNLELMTYLLKAFGYSVLTAVDGEAGIARIAQEKPDLVVCDIHLPKADGYEVARRTKADPSLAGIPMVAVTALAMVGDRDRVLAAGFDGYLTKPIDPQTFIGDLEGYFLQPCAQVATVAWTENVVAEQLPRCDAKVLLVDDLPVNRELLRSILEPLGYRLRMAADAHEAYALACQEKPDLILSDLLMPRQDGLAFIRQVKGDPGLADVPFVLLSSSDWGVKDRHAALELGAARFIQRPIEPRHLLDEIAACLQSAKESKHGHHTDR, from the coding sequence ATGGCACGTGTACTCGTCATTGAAGACAACCCGGACAACCTGGAGTTGATGACCTATCTGCTCAAGGCGTTTGGCTACTCTGTATTGACCGCTGTGGATGGTGAAGCCGGCATCGCGCGGATTGCGCAAGAAAAGCCGGACCTGGTGGTGTGCGACATTCATCTTCCCAAGGCTGATGGCTACGAGGTCGCCCGACGCACCAAGGCCGACCCATCGCTGGCGGGCATCCCCATGGTGGCTGTCACCGCTTTGGCCATGGTTGGCGATCGAGACCGCGTGTTGGCGGCCGGGTTTGATGGCTACCTGACCAAGCCCATTGATCCCCAAACATTCATTGGCGATTTGGAAGGGTATTTTTTGCAGCCGTGCGCGCAGGTGGCAACCGTGGCTTGGACGGAGAACGTTGTCGCTGAGCAGCTGCCACGCTGCGATGCCAAGGTGCTGCTGGTGGACGACCTTCCGGTGAACCGCGAGCTACTACGAAGCATCCTGGAGCCATTGGGCTATCGGCTACGCATGGCTGCCGACGCCCACGAAGCTTACGCCCTGGCGTGCCAGGAAAAGCCGGACCTCATCCTCTCGGACCTTTTGATGCCGCGGCAGGATGGCCTTGCCTTCATTCGGCAAGTCAAGGGAGATCCTGGCCTGGCGGATGTGCCATTTGTCTTGCTGAGTTCGTCCGATTGGGGCGTCAAGGATCGCCATGCCGCGCTGGAGTTGGGGGCTGCCCGCTTTATCCAACGACCTATCGAACCGCGGCATTTGCTGGATGAAATTGCCGCTTGCCTCCAATCGGCCAAGGAATCAAAGCATGGCCACCATACTGATCGTTGA